Proteins from a genomic interval of Helicobacter pylori Shi112:
- the pseH gene encoding UDP-4-amino-4,6-dideoxy-N-acetyl-beta-L-altrosamine N-acetyltransferase, with translation MKKNYCYKNIQAIDFAHLNDEEKLLVLEFRNHPNTALWMYSAFISLKTHLQFIEDLKNSPNHRYFLFKEEGVYLGVGSITKINFFHKHGYLGIYKNPFLKNRGETILKALERIAFEEFQLNSLHLEVMENNFKAIAFYEKNHYELEGRLKGFVSKEKEFIDVLLYYKDKKGYNDRSVLKL, from the coding sequence AGCGATTGATTTTGCGCACTTAAACGATGAAGAAAAGTTGTTGGTTTTAGAGTTTCGCAACCACCCAAACACTGCCTTATGGATGTATAGCGCTTTTATTTCTTTAAAAACGCATTTGCAATTCATAGAAGATTTAAAAAACTCGCCTAACCACCGCTATTTTTTGTTTAAAGAAGAGGGCGTTTATTTAGGGGTTGGCTCTATCACTAAAATCAATTTTTTTCATAAGCATGGGTATTTGGGGATTTATAAAAACCCTTTTTTGAAAAATAGGGGAGAAACTATTTTAAAAGCTTTAGAACGCATCGCTTTTGAAGAGTTCCAATTAAATTCTTTGCACTTAGAAGTGATGGAGAACAATTTCAAAGCGATCGCTTTTTATGAAAAAAACCATTATGAGTTAGAGGGGCGTTTGAAGGGCTTTGTTTCTAAAGAAAAGGAATTTATAGATGTTCTTTTGTATTACAAGGATAAGAAAGGATATAACGATCGATCTGTTCTAAAACTTTAG
- a CDS encoding tetraacyldisaccharide 4'-kinase, whose amino-acid sequence MKSDKPFLERYFYDPTLLQKGLIFALYPFSLIYQGIATLKRKTAKKHDFKIPIISVGNLIAGGSGKTPFILETAPRYQEVAVISRGYQRDSKGLVVVSVKGNILVSQQTAGDEAYLLALNLKQASVIVSEKRELGVLKALELGAKIVFLDDGFRFNFNQFNLLLKPKVPPYYPFCLPSGLYRESIKSYKEAHLVITEDKDYKRITSISHPTKRMLLATAIANPSRLDAFLPKEVVKKLYFRDHAPFDLKLLEKEFYQNNATSLLVTSKDLVKLQDCNLPLSVLDLKLEICPKVLEQIDRYILSYPCNTKEHL is encoded by the coding sequence ATGAAAAGCGATAAACCCTTTTTAGAACGCTATTTTTATGACCCCACTCTTTTGCAAAAGGGGTTGATTTTTGCGCTCTATCCTTTTTCTTTAATCTATCAAGGCATCGCCACCCTTAAACGAAAAACCGCTAAAAAGCATGATTTTAAAATCCCCATTATCAGCGTAGGCAATTTGATCGCTGGGGGAAGCGGTAAAACGCCCTTTATTTTAGAAACCGCTCCAAGATACCAAGAAGTGGCGGTTATCTCTAGGGGGTACCAACGAGATTCTAAAGGTTTAGTGGTGGTGAGCGTTAAAGGAAACATTTTAGTTTCCCAACAAACAGCGGGCGATGAAGCCTATCTTTTAGCCTTAAATTTAAAACAAGCGAGCGTGATTGTGAGCGAAAAAAGAGAGCTAGGCGTTTTAAAAGCCCTTGAATTAGGGGCAAAGATTGTGTTTTTGGACGATGGTTTTAGGTTTAACTTCAACCAATTCAATTTGCTTTTAAAGCCTAAAGTCCCCCCCTACTACCCCTTTTGTTTGCCTAGCGGGTTGTATAGAGAAAGCATCAAAAGCTATAAAGAAGCCCATTTGGTCATTACAGAAGATAAGGACTATAAAAGAATCACCTCTATTTCCCACCCCACCAAACGCATGCTTTTAGCAACGGCTATCGCTAATCCTAGCAGGCTTGATGCGTTTTTACCCAAAGAAGTGGTTAAAAAATTGTATTTTAGAGATCATGCCCCTTTTGATTTGAAGCTTTTAGAAAAAGAGTTTTATCAAAATAACGCCACTTCCTTATTGGTTACTTCAAAAGATCTCGTCAAATTACAAGATTGCAACTTGCCCTTAAGCGTATTGGATTTAAAGCTAGAAATTTGCCCTAAAGTTTTAGAACAGATCGATCGTTATATCCTTTCTTATCCTTGTAATACAAAAGAACATCTATAA
- a CDS encoding NAD+ synthase: MQKDHQKLIAYLCDFLEKEAQKRGFKKVVYGLSGGLDSAVVGVLCQKVFKKNAHALLMPSLVSMPESKTDALDLCETFSIPYTEYSIAPYDAIFDSHFKDASLTRKGNFCARLRMAFLYDYSLKSDSLVIGTSNKSERMLGYGTLFGDLACAINPIGELFKTEVYELACHLNIPKKILNKPPSADLFVGQSDEKDLGYPYSVIDPLLKDIEALFQNKPIDAETLTQLGYDEILVKNIMSRIQKNSFKLELPTIAKRFNPK, encoded by the coding sequence ATGCAAAAAGATCACCAAAAACTCATCGCTTATTTATGCGATTTTTTAGAAAAAGAAGCGCAAAAACGAGGCTTTAAAAAAGTCGTTTATGGGCTGAGCGGGGGGCTGGATAGCGCGGTCGTTGGGGTGCTGTGTCAAAAAGTTTTTAAAAAAAACGCTCATGCCCTTTTAATGCCCTCTTTGGTTTCTATGCCAGAGAGTAAAACAGACGCTTTAGATTTGTGCGAAACATTTTCTATCCCTTATACAGAATATTCTATCGCTCCCTATGACGCCATCTTTGATTCTCATTTTAAAGACGCAAGCCTTACCAGGAAGGGGAATTTTTGCGCAAGATTGCGCATGGCATTTTTATACGATTATTCTTTAAAAAGCGATTCTTTAGTCATTGGCACGAGCAATAAAAGCGAAAGAATGCTAGGCTATGGCACTTTATTTGGGGATTTGGCGTGCGCGATTAACCCGATTGGGGAATTATTTAAAACCGAAGTTTATGAACTCGCTTGCCATTTGAATATCCCTAAAAAGATTTTAAATAAGCCCCCTAGCGCGGATTTATTTGTGGGGCAAAGCGATGAAAAAGATTTGGGCTATCCTTATAGCGTGATCGATCCTTTATTGAAGGATATTGAAGCGTTGTTTCAAAACAAGCCCATTGATGCAGAAACGCTCACCCAATTAGGCTATGATGAAATTTTAGTGAAAAACATCATGAGCCGTATCCAAAAAAACTCTTTCAAATTAGAATTACCCACCATCGCCAAACGATTTAACCCTAAATGA
- the ilvC gene encoding ketol-acid reductoisomerase — protein MALPVYYDKDIDLGVIQSLQVGIIGYGAQGEAQALNLRDSKVRVRIGLYQGSLSASKAKAEGFEVLEVKELVQQSDVIMALLPDELHKEVLEKEVIPFLKEGQIVGFAHGFSVHFNQVVLPKGVGAILVAPKGPGSALREEYLKNRGLYHLIAIEQESSKNNAKAVALSYAKAMGGGRMGVLETSFKEECESDLFGEQAVLCGGLEAIVRTGFETLIRAGYPEELAYFECVHEVKLVADLLHYKGVEGLRKHISNTAEFGAIKNREPMGNLLEKRMQKILKKIQNGSFAKDFLLEKSLNYPRLNTERKALKETKIEQIGEILRAPFNHKK, from the coding sequence TTGGCATTACCCGTTTATTATGATAAAGACATTGATTTAGGCGTTATCCAATCCTTACAAGTGGGCATTATCGGCTATGGCGCGCAAGGAGAAGCCCAAGCGCTCAATTTGAGGGACTCTAAAGTAAGAGTGCGTATTGGCTTGTATCAAGGGAGTTTGAGCGCTTCAAAAGCAAAAGCAGAGGGCTTTGAGGTGCTAGAAGTCAAGGAATTAGTCCAACAATCTGATGTGATCATGGCGCTACTTCCGGACGAATTGCATAAGGAAGTGTTAGAAAAAGAAGTGATCCCTTTTTTAAAAGAGGGGCAAATTGTGGGCTTTGCCCATGGCTTTAGCGTGCATTTCAATCAGGTTGTTCTCCCAAAAGGCGTGGGCGCAATTTTAGTCGCACCAAAAGGGCCTGGGAGCGCTTTAAGAGAAGAATACCTTAAAAATAGGGGCTTATACCATTTGATCGCTATAGAGCAAGAAAGCTCAAAAAATAACGCTAAAGCGGTGGCTTTAAGCTACGCCAAAGCGATGGGTGGGGGGAGAATGGGGGTTTTAGAAACGAGCTTTAAAGAAGAATGCGAGAGCGATTTATTCGGCGAACAAGCGGTTTTGTGCGGGGGGTTAGAAGCGATTGTGAGAACGGGGTTTGAAACTTTAATTAGGGCAGGATACCCTGAAGAATTAGCCTATTTTGAGTGCGTGCATGAAGTGAAGTTAGTGGCGGATTTATTGCATTATAAGGGGGTAGAGGGCTTAAGGAAACACATTTCTAACACCGCTGAATTCGGGGCGATTAAAAATAGAGAGCCTATGGGAAATCTGCTAGAAAAACGCATGCAAAAAATCTTAAAAAAGATTCAAAACGGCTCATTCGCTAAGGATTTTTTACTGGAAAAGAGTTTGAATTACCCCAGGTTAAACACAGAGAGGAAAGCCCTTAAAGAGACTAAAATAGAACAAATTGGGGAAATTTTACGCGCCCCATTCAATCATAAAAAATAA
- the minD gene encoding septum site-determining protein MinD gives MAIVVTITSGKGGVGKSTTAANLAIGLAESGKKVVAVDFDIGLRNLDMILGLENRIVYDVVDVMEKNCNLSQALITDKKTKNLSFLAASQSKDKNVLDKEKVAILINALRADFDYILIDSPAGIESGFEHAILHADMALVVVTPEVSSLRDSDRVIGIIDAKSNRAKKGMEVHKHLIINRLKPELVANGEMISIEEVLKILCLPLIGIIPEDSHIISATNKGEPVIRTDCESAKAYQRITRRILGEEVEYVEFKAKKGFFSALKGIFS, from the coding sequence ATGGCAATAGTAGTTACTATCACTTCAGGTAAGGGGGGCGTGGGTAAAAGCACCACCGCGGCTAATTTAGCGATCGGCTTGGCTGAGAGCGGTAAAAAAGTCGTAGCGGTTGATTTTGACATAGGCCTTAGGAACTTGGATATGATTTTAGGCTTAGAAAATCGCATTGTTTATGATGTGGTGGATGTGATGGAAAAAAATTGCAACCTTTCGCAGGCTTTAATCACGGACAAAAAGACCAAAAACCTTTCTTTTTTAGCGGCTTCACAAAGCAAGGATAAAAATGTTTTAGATAAGGAAAAAGTAGCGATTTTAATCAACGCTTTAAGGGCGGATTTTGACTATATTTTGATTGATTCACCGGCTGGGATTGAAAGCGGTTTTGAGCATGCGATTTTGCATGCGGACATGGCGTTAGTGGTGGTAACGCCGGAGGTGAGCTCTTTAAGGGATAGCGACAGAGTGATTGGCATTATTGATGCGAAGTCTAATCGGGCTAAAAAGGGCATGGAAGTGCATAAGCATTTGATAATCAATCGCTTAAAACCCGAATTAGTGGCAAATGGCGAGATGATTTCCATAGAAGAAGTGCTTAAGATTTTATGCCTGCCTTTAATTGGGATCATTCCTGAAGACAGCCATATTATTTCAGCGACCAATAAGGGCGAGCCAGTGATTCGCACGGATTGCGAGAGCGCGAAGGCTTACCAACGCATCACCAGAAGGATTTTAGGCGAAGAAGTGGAATATGTGGAATTTAAGGCTAAAAAAGGCTTTTTTAGCGCGTTAAAAGGGATATTTTCATGA
- the minE gene encoding cell division topological specificity factor MinE has protein sequence MSLFDFFKNKGSAATATDRLKLILAKERTLNLPYMEEMRKEIIAVIQKYTKSSDIHFKTIDGNQSVETIEVEIILPK, from the coding sequence ATGAGTTTGTTTGATTTTTTTAAAAACAAAGGGAGTGCGGCTACCGCAACAGACAGATTAAAATTGATTTTAGCCAAAGAGCGCACTTTAAATTTACCCTACATGGAAGAGATGCGTAAAGAAATCATTGCCGTCATTCAAAAATACACTAAATCTTCAGACATCCATTTCAAAACCATTGATGGCAATCAAAGCGTGGAAACGATTGAAGTGGAGATTATATTGCCTAAATAG
- the dprA gene encoding DNA-processing protein DprA yields the protein MKSNFQYSALENIPKAFDILKDPPKKLYCVGDTKLLDAPLKVAIIGTRRPTPYSKQHTITLAREFAKNGAVIVSGGALGVDIIAQENALPKTIMLSPCSLDFIYPTNNHKVIQEIAQNGLILSEYEKDFMPVKGSFLARNRLVIALSDAVIIPQADLKSGSMSSARLAQKYQKPLFVLPQRLNESDGTNELLEKGQAQGIFNIQNFINTLLKDHHLKEMPEIKDEFLEYCAKNPSYEEAYLKFGDKLLEYELLGKIKRINHIVVLA from the coding sequence ATGAAAAGCAACTTCCAATACAGCGCGCTAGAGAATATCCCTAAAGCCTTTGATATTCTCAAAGACCCCCCTAAAAAGCTCTATTGTGTGGGCGATACAAAGCTTTTAGATGCGCCTTTAAAAGTGGCTATCATCGGCACAAGAAGACCCACCCCTTATAGCAAGCAACACACCATCACTCTAGCCAGAGAGTTTGCTAAAAATGGTGCGGTTATTGTGAGCGGAGGAGCGTTAGGCGTGGATATTATCGCTCAAGAAAACGCCTTACCAAAAACGATCATGCTTTCGCCTTGCAGTTTGGATTTTATCTATCCCACGAACAACCATAAAGTGATCCAAGAAATCGCGCAAAACGGCTTGATTTTAAGCGAATATGAAAAGGATTTTATGCCCGTTAAAGGCTCTTTTTTAGCGAGAAACCGCCTGGTGATCGCTTTAAGCGATGCGGTAATTATCCCCCAAGCGGATTTAAAAAGCGGCTCTATGAGCAGCGCGAGATTAGCCCAAAAGTATCAAAAACCCTTATTTGTTTTGCCCCAGCGCCTGAATGAGAGCGATGGCACTAATGAGCTTTTAGAAAAAGGGCAGGCTCAAGGGATATTTAATATTCAAAATTTTATAAACACCCTTTTAAAAGACCACCATTTAAAAGAAATGCCTGAAATCAAAGACGAATTTTTAGAATATTGTGCCAAAAACCCAAGCTATGAAGAGGCGTATCTCAAATTTGGGGACAAGCTTTTGGAATACGAACTGTTGGGTAAGATTAAACGCATCAATCATATCGTGGTGTTAGCGTGA
- the ruvX gene encoding Holliday junction resolvase RuvX → MILACDVGLKRIGIAALLNGVILPLEAILRHNRNQASRDLSDLLREKNIQVLVVGKPNESYADTNARIEHFIKLLDFKGEIVFINEDRSSIEAYENLGHLGKKNKRLAIKDGRLDSLSACRILERYCQQVLKKC, encoded by the coding sequence GTGATTTTGGCATGCGATGTGGGGTTAAAACGCATTGGGATCGCTGCGCTTTTAAACGGCGTTATCTTGCCATTAGAAGCGATTTTACGCCACAACAGGAATCAGGCCTCTAGGGATTTGAGCGATTTGTTGAGGGAAAAAAACATTCAGGTGCTGGTGGTGGGCAAGCCCAATGAAAGCTATGCGGACACGAACGCACGCATTGAACATTTCATCAAACTTTTGGATTTTAAGGGCGAAATCGTTTTTATTAATGAAGACAGATCCAGCATAGAAGCCTATGAAAATTTAGGGCATTTGGGTAAGAAAAACAAGCGGCTCGCTATTAAAGACGGCCGGCTAGACTCTTTGAGCGCTTGTAGGATCTTGGAGCGCTATTGCCAGCAGGTTTTGAAAAAGTGCTAG
- a CDS encoding tetratricopeptide repeat protein, whose product MNNGRGCNGLGVLYRDGQGAEKNLTKAAQYASKACDLNNGRGCGALGSLYEDGKGVEKNSKKATYFYSKACDLKDGWGCNNLGWLYENGKGVGKDLIKAAYFYSKACELKEGLGVWCFRGVIL is encoded by the coding sequence TTGAATAATGGTAGGGGGTGTAATGGTTTAGGGGTGTTATATAGAGATGGTCAAGGAGCGGAAAAAAACTTAACAAAAGCCGCTCAATACGCCTCTAAAGCGTGTGATTTGAATAATGGTAGGGGGTGTGGTGCTTTAGGGAGTCTATATGAAGATGGAAAAGGCGTAGAAAAAAACTCAAAAAAAGCCACTTATTTTTATTCTAAAGCTTGCGATTTGAAAGATGGTTGGGGGTGTAATAATTTAGGGTGGTTATATGAAAATGGTAAAGGGGTAGGAAAAGACTTAATAAAAGCCGCTTATTTTTATTCTAAAGCATGCGAGTTAAAAGAAGGTTTGGGGGTGTGGTGCTTTAGGGGCGTTATATTATGA
- a CDS encoding RluA family pseudouridine synthase yields the protein MPFVEEEFEILKPTKALFFVLDVLKCSLKEAQRHLDKQRLKQNQQAVRKSQMIQGVVSLIHFKPNEKTQALVFETKDFGVFDKPPQVYTHPKGYFYHESLLDYIQSHFGKNAHPAHRLDYETSGLVLAGKTLQSAKDLKALFMQKKVKKTYLALVHGLVDKNIVIDKPILTLQSIQKDLRIRSKISPLGKPSTTLVEPLSYNPFLDISLLKITPLTGRTHQIRLHLSSVGHRIVGEGLYGVIDENAREYLQLKRENNTPLLMLHASSLAFEFKGAIHEITSPMPKRFMPFLKD from the coding sequence GTGCCTTTTGTTGAAGAAGAATTTGAAATTTTAAAACCCACCAAAGCCTTGTTTTTTGTGCTCGATGTTTTAAAATGCTCTTTAAAAGAAGCCCAGCGCCACCTTGACAAACAACGCCTAAAACAAAACCAACAAGCCGTGCGTAAATCTCAAATGATTCAAGGGGTCGTTAGCTTGATTCATTTCAAGCCTAATGAAAAAACTCAAGCGCTTGTTTTTGAAACGAAAGATTTTGGCGTGTTTGACAAACCCCCTCAAGTCTATACCCACCCTAAAGGCTATTTTTACCATGAAAGCTTACTGGATTATATCCAGTCGCATTTTGGCAAAAACGCCCACCCAGCCCACAGACTAGACTATGAAACGAGCGGGTTAGTTTTAGCGGGGAAGACTTTACAAAGCGCTAAGGATTTAAAAGCGCTTTTCATGCAAAAAAAAGTGAAAAAAACTTATTTGGCGCTAGTGCATGGGTTGGTTGATAAAAATATCGTCATAGACAAACCCATTCTAACGCTACAAAGCATTCAAAAAGATTTGCGTATTCGATCTAAAATTTCTCCTTTAGGCAAGCCTTCAACCACGCTTGTTGAGCCTTTAAGCTATAATCCTTTTTTGGATATAAGCCTACTCAAAATAACCCCACTCACCGGGCGCACGCACCAAATCCGCTTGCATTTAAGCAGCGTGGGTCATAGGATCGTGGGCGAGGGGCTTTATGGGGTCATAGATGAAAACGCTAGAGAATACCTCCAATTGAAGCGTGAAAATAACACCCCATTACTCATGCTCCATGCCTCTAGTTTGGCATTTGAATTTAAGGGAGCGATCCATGAGATCACTTCCCCCATGCCCAAACGCTTCATGCCATTTTTAAAAGATTGA
- the recJ gene encoding single-stranded-DNA-specific exonuclease RecJ gives MKQKLKAQIKERVASIAYNEKGFPSPFLFKDLKKAALKIIEAMRANTEILVVGDYDADGVISSTIMAKFFESLNYKHVRIVIPNRFIDGYGISKKFLEKHHAPLIITVDNGISAFEAARFCKEKNYTLIITDHHCLHHDEVPDAYAVINPKQPDCDFIQKEVCGALVAFYLCYGIHQLLGKEKSHSSELLCLAGVATIADMMPLTFFNRFLVSKALYFLQKESLGAMGFLRQREVFRKRSLKASDISFSIAPLINSAGRMQDAKMALDFLSANNFQDGYFLYERLKACNMKRKMIQQQVFEEAFKHAMVGEKIIIAFKDDWHEGVLGIVASKLVEATQKPSLVFTFKEGVYKGSGRSSSNIDLIDALNGVSSLLLGYGGHRQACGLSVGKNNIISLFETLENFDFKILPFCEKEPPLTLTLKDIDRELLEIIEAGEPYGQENPEPLFQAQNLEVIEEKIIKESHQVLRFKDKECIKEAIYFNTERFLKAGEKVNAIFSVELDECSNEPKMFVKSLL, from the coding sequence ATGAAACAAAAGCTTAAAGCTCAAATCAAAGAGCGAGTGGCTTCTATCGCTTATAATGAAAAAGGGTTTCCTAGCCCCTTTTTATTCAAAGACTTGAAAAAAGCCGCGCTCAAAATCATAGAAGCCATGCGCGCAAACACAGAGATTTTAGTGGTGGGCGATTATGACGCTGACGGCGTGATTAGCTCTACTATCATGGCAAAATTTTTTGAAAGCCTGAATTATAAGCATGTTCGCATTGTAATCCCTAATCGCTTCATTGATGGCTATGGGATTTCTAAAAAATTTTTAGAAAAACACCACGCCCCTTTAATCATCACGGTGGATAATGGGATTAGCGCCTTTGAAGCCGCGCGATTTTGCAAAGAAAAAAATTACACCCTTATCATCACAGATCACCATTGCTTACACCATGATGAAGTCCCAGACGCTTATGCGGTGATCAACCCCAAGCAACCGGATTGTGATTTTATCCAAAAGGAAGTGTGCGGGGCGTTGGTGGCGTTTTATTTGTGCTATGGCATCCACCAGCTTTTAGGAAAAGAAAAAAGCCATTCTAGCGAGTTGCTGTGCTTAGCGGGCGTGGCGACTATTGCTGACATGATGCCTTTGACTTTTTTTAACCGCTTTTTAGTTTCTAAAGCCTTGTATTTTTTGCAAAAAGAATCTTTAGGAGCGATGGGGTTTTTGCGCCAAAGAGAAGTTTTTAGAAAACGCTCTTTAAAAGCGAGCGATATTTCTTTTAGTATCGCCCCCTTAATCAACTCCGCAGGGCGCATGCAAGATGCAAAAATGGCTTTAGATTTTTTAAGCGCGAATAATTTTCAAGATGGCTATTTTTTGTATGAACGCTTGAAAGCATGCAATATGAAGCGTAAAATGATCCAACAGCAGGTTTTTGAAGAGGCTTTTAAGCATGCGATGGTTGGAGAAAAAATTATCATCGCTTTTAAGGATGATTGGCATGAGGGCGTGCTTGGGATTGTGGCTTCAAAATTAGTGGAAGCCACTCAAAAGCCAAGCCTGGTTTTTACCTTTAAAGAAGGGGTGTATAAAGGGAGCGGGCGCAGCTCTTCAAATATTGATCTCATTGACGCTTTGAATGGGGTTTCTTCTTTGTTGCTCGGCTATGGGGGGCATAGGCAAGCTTGCGGTTTGAGCGTTGGAAAAAACAATATCATCTCGCTCTTTGAAACTTTAGAAAATTTTGATTTTAAAATCCTACCTTTTTGTGAAAAAGAACCCCCTTTAACGCTCACGTTAAAAGACATTGACAGAGAGCTTTTAGAGATTATAGAAGCGGGCGAACCTTATGGGCAAGAAAACCCAGAGCCGCTCTTTCAAGCGCAAAATTTAGAAGTCATAGAAGAAAAAATCATTAAAGAAAGCCACCAGGTTTTGCGTTTTAAGGATAAAGAATGCATCAAAGAGGCTATTTATTTTAACACTGAGCGGTTTTTGAAAGCGGGCGAAAAGGTGAATGCGATTTTTAGCGTGGAATTAGATGAGTGTTCTAATGAGCCTAAAATGTTTGTTAAAAGTTTGTTGTAG
- the pyrG gene encoding glutamine hydrolyzing CTP synthase, translated as MDRAKFIFVTGGVLSSLGKGISSSSIATLLQHCNYQVSILKIDPYINIDPGTMSPLEHGEVFVTSDGAETDLDIGHYERFLNRNLTRLNNFTTGQIFSSVIENERKGEYLGKTIQIVPHVTDEIKRRIKSAAKGLDFLIVEVGGTVGDMEGMFYLEAIRQLKLELGNEKVINVHVTLIPYIQTTNELKTKPTQHSVQELRRLGVTPQIILARSPKPLDKELKNKIALSCDVEQDSVIVATDTKSIYACPILFLQEGILTPIARRFNLNKLHPKMAAWNTLVEKIIAPKHKVKIGFVGKYLSLKESYKSLIEALIHAGAHLDTQVNIEWLDSENFNEKTDLEGVDAVLVPGGFGERGIEGKICAIQRARLEKLPFLGICLGMQLAIIEFCRNVLGLKGANSTEFNQRCEYPVVYLIEDFIDQNHQKQVRTYNSPLGGTMRLGEYECEIVPNSLLEKAYKKPSIKERHRHRYEINPKYRQEWENKGLKVVGFGANHLIEAIELDDHPFFVGVQFHPEFTSRLQSPNPIILDFIKSALHKS; from the coding sequence ATGGATAGAGCCAAATTTATATTCGTTACAGGGGGCGTGTTAAGCTCTCTAGGGAAAGGGATTTCATCTTCTTCAATCGCTACGCTTTTACAGCATTGCAATTATCAGGTTTCTATTTTGAAGATTGACCCTTATATCAATATTGATCCAGGCACCATGAGCCCTTTAGAGCATGGGGAAGTGTTTGTAACTAGCGATGGCGCTGAAACGGATTTAGACATAGGGCATTATGAACGCTTTTTGAACAGGAATTTAACAAGGTTGAACAATTTCACTACCGGACAGATTTTTTCAAGCGTGATAGAAAATGAAAGGAAAGGGGAATATTTAGGCAAAACCATTCAAATCGTCCCCCATGTAACCGATGAAATCAAAAGGCGCATTAAAAGCGCGGCTAAGGGATTGGATTTTTTAATCGTGGAAGTGGGCGGAACCGTGGGCGATATGGAGGGCATGTTTTATTTAGAAGCGATCCGCCAGCTTAAATTGGAATTAGGGAATGAAAAAGTCATCAATGTGCATGTAACCTTGATCCCCTATATCCAAACCACTAACGAATTAAAAACCAAACCCACGCAACACTCCGTCCAAGAATTACGGCGCCTTGGCGTAACCCCTCAAATCATTTTGGCGCGATCGCCTAAGCCTTTGGATAAAGAATTGAAAAATAAAATCGCTTTGAGTTGCGATGTGGAGCAAGACAGCGTGATTGTCGCCACAGACACTAAAAGCATTTACGCATGCCCTATTCTTTTCTTGCAAGAAGGCATTTTAACCCCCATTGCCAGACGCTTTAATTTGAATAAACTACACCCCAAAATGGCGGCTTGGAACACTTTAGTAGAAAAGATTATCGCTCCTAAACACAAAGTCAAAATTGGTTTTGTGGGCAAGTATTTAAGCTTAAAAGAATCTTATAAATCCTTGATTGAAGCCTTAATCCATGCGGGCGCGCATTTGGACACGCAAGTCAATATTGAATGGCTAGATAGCGAGAATTTTAACGAAAAGACGGATTTAGAGGGCGTTGATGCGGTTTTAGTGCCTGGGGGCTTTGGAGAAAGGGGGATTGAGGGCAAAATTTGCGCCATTCAAAGGGCAAGGTTAGAAAAACTCCCCTTTTTAGGGATTTGTTTGGGCATGCAATTAGCGATCATTGAATTTTGCCGCAATGTTTTGGGTTTAAAAGGGGCTAACTCTACGGAGTTTAACCAACGCTGCGAATACCCTGTGGTGTATTTGATTGAAGATTTTATCGATCAAAACCACCAAAAACAGGTGCGCACCTATAATTCGCCTTTAGGAGGCACCATGCGATTAGGCGAATACGAATGCGAAATCGTGCCAAATAGCTTGTTAGAAAAAGCTTATAAAAAGCCTAGCATTAAAGAAAGGCACCGCCATCGTTATGAAATCAACCCCAAATACCGCCAAGAGTGGGAAAATAAGGGCTTGAAAGTGGTGGGTTTTGGAGCGAATCATTTGATAGAAGCGATTGAGTTAGACGATCACCCGTTTTTTGTGGGAGTGCAATTCCACCCGGAATTCACCTCCAGGTTGCAAAGCCCTAACCCTATTATTTTGGATTTCATTAAGAGCGCTCTTCATAAATCCTAA